AATTGTAACATTTTAAGTTGAACATGAAAGATAATTTCTTCAATAACTGATTGGGTGTGATACAGAAATTATCTTACTAATTTAGGAGGTGTCAGTTTGACAAAAAAACAATCAAAACTTAAAATTATACCTTTAGGCGGACTTGAGCAAATAGGTATGAATATTACTGCTTTTGAATATAACGATGAAATTATTGTTGTTGATTGCGGTATAGCGTTTCCAGAAGATGAAATGTTAGGGATAGATTTAGTAATCCCAGATGTAACATACCTAAAGGATAACATAGAGAAGGTAAAGGGTATTGTCCTAACTCATGGACATGAAGATCATATTGGAGCATTACCTTATGTTCTTCGTGATGTTAATGTGCCTGTTTATGGTACAAGACTTACTATTGGGTTAGTTGAAAATAAATTAAAGGAGCATAATATGTTAAAAAGCGTTAAAAGAAAATGTATTATGCCTGGTCAATTTATTACATTAGGTTCTTTTAGGGTTGAGTTCATCAGAACTAATCATAGTATAGCAGATGCGGTAGCACTAGCTATAACTACACCTGTTGGTGTTGTAATACATTCAGGGGATTTTAAGATTGACTATACACCTATTAGAGGAGAAGCTATCAATCTACAAAGATTTGCTGAGTTAGGTAGAAAAGGTGTACTTTTGTTTATGGCGGATAGTACCAATGTTGAAAGAAAAGGGTACACTATGTCTGAAAGAACTGTAGGAGAATCATTAGATGATATATTCTTAGATTCTGAACAAAAGAGAATAATAGTAGCCACATTTGCTTCTAATGTTGATAGAGTACAGCAAATCATTTGGACAGCTCAAAAATTCAATAGAAAAGTTGTTGTTGAAGGAAGAAGTATGATCAATGTAGTTAAGACAGCTATTGAATTAGGCTATTTGAAAGTTCCAGATAAAATGATGATTGGTGTAGAGGATATTAATAAGTATAAAGATGGACAATTAGTCATTATTACTACTGGAAGTCAAGGAGAAGCAATGGCAGCATTATCTAGAATGGCTTCATCTGTACACAGAAAGATAGAGATTAAGCCAGGAGATAAAATTATATTTAGTTCTAAGCCAATTCCAGGAAATGAAAAAACAGTTTCAAAAGTAATAAATGATTTATATAGAAAAGGTGCAGAAGTAATCTGCGAAGATACCCATGTTTCAGGACATGCGTTGCAAGAAGAGTTGAAATTACTTCATACATTGGTTAAACCAAGATATTTTATCCCTGTACATGGTGAATATAGACATTTAGTAAAACATGCTGAATTAGCTGAAAGCATTGGCATGAAAAAAGATAATATATTTATACTTTCTAGTGGAGACGTCCTAGAGATTAATAAAGAGGGCGGAAAGGTAACTGGTAAAGTACCTGCAGAACAAATTCTAGTTGATGGTCTAGGAGTTGGAGATGTTGGAAATATAGTTTTAAGAGATAGACAAAAACTTTCACAAGATGGATTATTAATAGTTGTTGTTACTTTACAAAAACAAACTGGACAAATATTGTGTGGTCCTGATATAATATCAAGAGGATTTGTTTATGTTAGAGAATCAGAAGATTTGATGCTGGAAGCTAGAAAAGTTGTTAAAGAAGCATTAGATCAATGTAATAAAAAGAAAATAACTGATTGGTCTAAGATAAAAGGTGTAGTAAGGGATGCTCTAAGAGACTATTTGTGGACACAAACGAAAAGAAGTCCTATGATTTTACCTATTATAATGGAAGTTTAGATTATCAAAAAATAGATTAAATTAATATTTTTATCGATATTGAGAGGATGCTAATTTGTGGATTATATAAAAGAAACAAAGATATTTGTTGAGAAAATTAAACATTTAAAAGAATATACTGATTATCAAAATTGCAAGAATGTAATAGAATCTAATCCACAGTTACTAGAAAAAGTTAGTGAATACAAGAAGAAGTCTTTTAATATCCATATAGAATATGGTGATGGTTCTTTTGAATGTTATGAAAATATGTTAAAACTTAACAAAGAATATAATGAAATTATTGAACAGCCAGAAGTTATTAAATTTCTTGAAGCTGAAAATAAATTAGCAAAAGTTATTGAAGAGGTATATGACCTCATAGCAAAAGAAATTAATTTCAATATTTCATTCATTGAATAAATCCGTTGATACTACATCTAAACTATAAAAATACTTGAGACTTAATACGGATTGAGTTAACCAGGAAGGTGACAAAATATGAAAAAGAAAAAAGGATTATTAATAGGGTTACATGCTTTGTCAAAAGTTGTAATATTGATTGTGGCCGTATTGATTATATTTTTTGCAGGTAGAAAAGTATATGATTACTCATATAAATTAATGGCTAAAACTCCCGCAGAAGATATAGTTGTAAAAACAGTGGACATAAAAGTACCAAAAGGTACTTCATCAAAAGAAATTGCAAAGATATTGCATGATAATGGATTAATAAAAAATACTTATTATTTTCTATTCTATTCTAAGCTTTCTGGTAAAGAGAATAAATTCCAGTATGGTGACTATACACTGAATACAGGAATGACAGATGAAGAAATAGCTAATATATTAACAACTCAAGGAGCAAAGAAGGAAACGATAAAGTTTACTATACCAGAAGGTTATACAGTTGCACAAATAGCCAAAAAGTTGGCTAAAGAAAATATATGTAAAGAATCTGAATTCTTGGATGCTGTGAATAATGTATCTTATGATTATAAGTTTATTGAGGAAGTACCAGATAGAAACTTAAAATTACAAGGTTATCTATTCCCATCTACTTATGAGATATATACTGATGCAACTGCTAAAGATATAGTTAGTATCATGTTAAAACAATTTGATAAAGTTTTCAAAGATGAATATTATGATAGAGCAAAAGCGTTGGGCTATGAGATAGATGAAATAATAACTATTGCATCTATTATTGAAAGAGAAGTAAGAGTTGATACTGAAAGAGAACTAGTTTCTGGTGTCATATATAATAGATTAAAGAAACCTATGAAACTACAGATGTGTTCAACTGTTATGTATGCTCTTGACAAGCCTAGAGAAAGATTGTTATATTCAGATTTGGAGATTGAATCACCATACAATACTTATATGAACCCAGGTCTACCTGTTGGACCTATTTCTAATCCAGGTCAGCGTTCAATAGAAGCGGCTCTTTTTCCAACTGAGAGTGATTATCTCTATTTCTCTCTTAAGAATGCAGAGACTGGAGAACATGAATTTAATAAATCTTTAGATGCTCATAATAAAGTTAAAGGTAAATTACAGAAAGAATTTTAATTTTACTATACAATAAAAAAGGGCTGTCTCATAATACATTTTACTTTAATATACTGGTAAGATAGACTCTGTTTGATGGTAAGTTAGGTCTTAAAAAGACGTAACACAGACCCTTTTAAACAGAAGGTATAAAAAGTAGATGTATTCTGAGACAGTCCTTTAAATTAAGTTTATAAGGAGTTAAACAATGAGTGAAATCACTTATAAATATATAAGAGACTACCTAATGGCTATAGAACCCGATGACGACATTATCATTCGTACCATTAGGAAAGATGCTCTCAATAATAATGTTCCAATAATTAAATCTGAAGTCAAGAATTTGTTGAAATGGATATTAGCTACCAAGAAACCAAGCAAAGTTTTGGAAATTGGTACTGCGGTGGCTTATTCTTCAATAATCATGAGT
The window above is part of the Vallitalea guaymasensis genome. Proteins encoded here:
- a CDS encoding ribonuclease J, translating into MTKKQSKLKIIPLGGLEQIGMNITAFEYNDEIIVVDCGIAFPEDEMLGIDLVIPDVTYLKDNIEKVKGIVLTHGHEDHIGALPYVLRDVNVPVYGTRLTIGLVENKLKEHNMLKSVKRKCIMPGQFITLGSFRVEFIRTNHSIADAVALAITTPVGVVIHSGDFKIDYTPIRGEAINLQRFAELGRKGVLLFMADSTNVERKGYTMSERTVGESLDDIFLDSEQKRIIVATFASNVDRVQQIIWTAQKFNRKVVVEGRSMINVVKTAIELGYLKVPDKMMIGVEDINKYKDGQLVIITTGSQGEAMAALSRMASSVHRKIEIKPGDKIIFSSKPIPGNEKTVSKVINDLYRKGAEVICEDTHVSGHALQEELKLLHTLVKPRYFIPVHGEYRHLVKHAELAESIGMKKDNIFILSSGDVLEINKEGGKVTGKVPAEQILVDGLGVGDVGNIVLRDRQKLSQDGLLIVVVTLQKQTGQILCGPDIISRGFVYVRESEDLMLEARKVVKEALDQCNKKKITDWSKIKGVVRDALRDYLWTQTKRSPMILPIIMEV
- a CDS encoding YlbF family regulator, which encodes MDYIKETKIFVEKIKHLKEYTDYQNCKNVIESNPQLLEKVSEYKKKSFNIHIEYGDGSFECYENMLKLNKEYNEIIEQPEVIKFLEAENKLAKVIEEVYDLIAKEINFNISFIE
- the mltG gene encoding endolytic transglycosylase MltG; the encoded protein is MKKKKGLLIGLHALSKVVILIVAVLIIFFAGRKVYDYSYKLMAKTPAEDIVVKTVDIKVPKGTSSKEIAKILHDNGLIKNTYYFLFYSKLSGKENKFQYGDYTLNTGMTDEEIANILTTQGAKKETIKFTIPEGYTVAQIAKKLAKENICKESEFLDAVNNVSYDYKFIEEVPDRNLKLQGYLFPSTYEIYTDATAKDIVSIMLKQFDKVFKDEYYDRAKALGYEIDEIITIASIIEREVRVDTERELVSGVIYNRLKKPMKLQMCSTVMYALDKPRERLLYSDLEIESPYNTYMNPGLPVGPISNPGQRSIEAALFPTESDYLYFSLKNAETGEHEFNKSLDAHNKVKGKLQKEF